TGTGATACCAAATAGTGATGGCTTCAATGGAGAAATTCCCATTCATGCATTGTCAGAGATCAGCCCCTTAGCGCTCATCCTTGCGCCCCCAATGTTTCACAGATTGACACGCCACCCTGGCAACTTACGTCAGAGGAGTCAAGCTGGACAAGTCCTAGATATATTAACTCAAATCTTGGCACTTGCATCTACAGTATCTGCAAAGTGTCTTGAATAGACATTGCCACGATGGAGATTCCGTGGGAAGCCCGTATTCGTCGTGACCCCAAGTTCGACCCCCAAGACAATACGCAAGGTCTGCTCCCGCTAGCGAGGTTTCTATGGGATTACTCGACTGCTGAGGGCGTCAAAGCTGGGTATAAAGCCTTGGGACAGTCACAAAAGGAGAGGTTGAGTGGGTTTCTATCTTCTCTGCAGGGTTCTTCATCAAAACCGGTGAGTAGTGCCTCCTATCATGGCTACAAGAAACGTGCATGACGATGGTAATGCTGACCCTCAAGCAGACCTTGCCTGAAGAGGAGTTTGTTCACTCTCCAATTCAAGACCCGAAGGGGATCCGTCTTGTTCATGTCGATGTCCAAAATTCGACGCTACGATGCACCCTCCGGACCTACTCGGCTTCTGAGATCCCGCCTTATGTCTGCCTCTCGTACGTTTGGGCCGATTTTGGTCCAATGATGAATCGAGGCCGCGACTTTCGCGAGACTGAACTCGAAGTTCCCATGTTCAGCCATTCGGACAGTGCTGAGATCATCCTCAACGATCGTCGGTTCTCTATTGGGGCCAACTTGCACGCTGCCTTGATTGGCCTCCAACAGTATCTTGATGGGAGGCCTATCTGGGTAGATGCCATGTGCATCAACCAAACTGATAGCAACGAAAAGGCTACACAAGTCGCTCGCATGGGGGAGATATACAGTGCTGCggaaaaggtctttatatggCTTGGGCGGAAACACACGGAGCGAGACACTGCCATGAGGATTCTCAAAGTCTGGCCATCTTTCCCTGCCAACCCTGACAATGCCAACATCGAGTTCCATGGAAAGAAATACAAGACCGCCAAGGCCTTCTTTGATGCGACTTCAACTGGGTCCGAACTCATATCTTGGATTGGCCTTCTCACAATTGTCACTGAGAGTTGGTGGAGCCGGGTTTGGACGGTGCAAGAGTTTATTCTCTCAAAGGAGTATGCCTTCTTCTACAACGGAGCTGAAGTACCGACTGCGGATTTCAAGAAGGCTATGGACTGGACTTACTTTGTTGCTGTCAATTGCTCTTCCAAGCTCATTCCCTCTTGGGTCACTTTCCAACCATCCATCTTTGACCTCAAACAGCACGGGACAAGGCTGAGCTTTCTCGATGTCGCCATGCTTGGGGCAACGAGGATGGCAGGTGACCCGCGGGACAAGGCCTGGGCTTTTCTGGGAATCACGGACCCGGGATCGATTGGCCAACCTCCTCTCAAACCTGATTATGATAACCGGAACATGGGAGACTTTTACATCGACCTTGCTCAACGTCTCCTGCGAGGTGATGCTGGGCTACTTGTGCTCTCACTTGTCAACCACCCCCTTCCCCGTGAATCATACAAGTTCAAATCCAAGAAGCCAATTGGTAACCGTCTTCTCGACCagtacaaggccaagaagcgctTCCCCCAGCAAGATCCAAAGTTTGCGCCCCCCGAAGAAGACGTCTTTGATGAAGCGCTACAACCGGACTGGGGTGGCAAAGGCGTGGGCTATCCAAGCTGGGTTCCCAAGATGGCGAGCGCTGTTGCTATGGAACCTATTTTCCTCAGAGAGATGAGAGCTCAGAAGGCTCGCGGGAAGCCTCTTCATGATCCTGGTTGGAGGATTTTCCACGCTGCGTCAAAGGTTCAGAGAGGGTTTTCTTTATCCGCTGATGGGAAAAGACTCTCAATGGAAGCACATTTGCTGGACACGATCAAAGCTGCGGTTGCACTGCCCAAgactgaagaggatgagTCGGGTTTCTATCAAGCCTTTCGTTCGTGGTATCCTAAGAAGAGTCGCCTGGCGGAGATCCCATATCAACACCAGCCTTCAGCCACTGTACCAAGTGCACTATGCCGCACTCTACTGATGAATATTTGGCTCACCTCTCATCCTGCGCCAGAAGGTTGCGAAGCTCACTTTGCAAACTACCTGGCCCGCATTTCAGGGTCCGCGTCGGGTGTCAAGCATGACCTgcagctgaagaagaagccagatGCAGAAGAGGGAGACATATTTCCTGCAGCCATGAATGACGTTGGAATCGATAGAGTTTTGTTTATAACTGAGAAAGGATACTTGGGTCTCGGCCCAGCAAGGATGGGGGTTGGCGATGTGGTGGGCCTGGTAGCAGGGGCTCATGTACCCCTTGTGTTACGCCAAGGGCCTGGGGGATGGATCTTGGTCGGCGAAACTTACGTGGAAGGAACCATGGATGGTGAACTTGCTCAGAAACTGGTGTTCCAGAGTGTTGAGATCGTGTAGGTCGGACGAGGAGTTCTGCAACACCACATTCTTGAGGGATATTTCTCACGACGTTCTTCAACAAACAAGGGGGGCTGGCGCAACGGTAGCGCGTCAGATTCCAGCAAACTAGGAATCTCCTGAAGGTTAAGGGTTCAAATCCCTTGTCCCTCAAACCCAACTTTCATTTTTGACCTTTTTTGCCCCCGTTCATCCACGTTTGCGCGATTTACTACCACACCGTGACCTCTCTCCTCAATTGGTACCTACATTAGACTAGAGTTAGCTTGCTGCCATTACCCTCCACGTAGGGTAAGTTACATTGACTAATTCCATGCGCTCAGCCTTGTCACCAATTCTGCATGGGCAGCTTGCTTTCAACTCAGAGCCGACAACTGAACGAAACCTGTACAGTCTAATCTTCAGCCAGTCTTTAATAAGAGCATCGAAACCTCACACTCCAGCTTCATTTGCTTTGAATAGAGTGGGGTGGAAGCCGTTAGTATCTGAATCCCAAGAGGGTGCTTACGCGCATTGGGGATGGGGAGCGGGAGCTTACGAACGATGCTCAAAAAGCACGACAAGGCGCCCGAACCGTGTCAAGGGAATTGTAGATGTTGCGGAGTAAAGGTTTGGTGGGGATGAGGGGTTGATGCTGACCAGCTCACTTCGATGTGGTCATTGATGACGTCTTCAGAAGAGGCCACCAGCCACAATAATAAAAGGCACGTTTATCAATACACAATGACATCAAAAGTTATAAAACGCAATAGCAGAAAACactataattaagaaactaTCTACGAAGAGAACGAGAGCATCAGGCGTGACCGCAACGAATCACCCGCAAAGAAAGACATTCTCGAACACAATCATAGCATCGAAATTAAGATACTGTATGTGACAATTGTTAGCCTATGCATAGACCTCGCTCTGCAAAAGGCCATCTAAGGCCAAGGGAATGCATACCGTCTGGAGTCACTGTCAGAGTCCCAACCGCTCGTCATTTCGTGATTGGTGAATCAGATGCTCATGCTGCAGGGTATTTCTCTGGCCTATGCTGGCCGGTAATCCAGTCCCATTTAGACGCCTGAACCCCAAGCTTAGCAGTATTAAGTGCCCATACTGGTGCTTGAGACATGCACGCCGCCTCGCACCGCTGAAGCGTCCACAGACCGGGCCCCGAATGCCCTCTACTTCTTTGGATCGTTCTCCTTGTTCTTttcggcctccttct
This region of Fusarium falciforme chromosome 5, complete sequence genomic DNA includes:
- a CDS encoding HET domain-containing protein; the protein is MEIPWEARIRRDPKFDPQDNTQGLLPLARFLWDYSTAEGVKAGYKALGQSQKERLSGFLSSLQGSSSKPTLPEEEFVHSPIQDPKGIRLVHVDVQNSTLRCTLRTYSASEIPPYVCLSYVWADFGPMMNRGRDFRETELEVPMFSHSDSAEIILNDRRFSIGANLHAALIGLQQYLDGRPIWVDAMCINQTDSNEKATQVARMGEIYSAAEKVFIWLGRKHTERDTAMRILKVWPSFPANPDNANIEFHGKKYKTAKAFFDATSTGSELISWIGLLTIVTESWWSRVWTVQEFILSKEYAFFYNGAEVPTADFKKAMDWTYFVAVNCSSKLIPSWVTFQPSIFDLKQHGTRLSFLDVAMLGATRMAGDPRDKAWAFLGITDPGSIGQPPLKPDYDNRNMGDFYIDLAQRLLRGDAGLLVLSLVNHPLPRESYKFKSKKPIGNRLLDQYKAKKRFPQQDPKFAPPEEDVFDEALQPDWGGKGVGYPSWVPKMASAVAMEPIFLREMRAQKARGKPLHDPGWRIFHAASKVQRGFSLSADGKRLSMEAHLLDTIKAAVALPKTEEDESGFYQAFRSWYPKKSRLAEIPYQHQPSATVPSALCRTLLMNIWLTSHPAPEGCEAHFANYLARISGSASGVKHDLQLKKKPDAEEGDIFPAAMNDVGIDRVLFITEKGYLGLGPARMGVGDVVGLVAGAHVPLVLRQGPGGWILVGETYVEGTMDGELAQKLVFQSVEIV